The Immundisolibacter cernigliae genome has a window encoding:
- a CDS encoding polyprenyl synthetase family protein, with amino-acid sequence MKALAVSASALSMVSERPHAVGPQQRRAASAADALADLDLGAFFERRVSDLPGAEGVCGLVWQETLYRPLAQFLSRPGKLLRARLLNHGWRLVDGRGEPSQALCLLPEILHSASLIVDDIQDGAECRRGGPALHRLIGPERALNAANWLYFWPYTLLEEMPLPASRRRRAAQLITAALLDCHRGQALDLGVQVWTLPQHSVASLVAEQSRLKTGCLTALCTGLGALSAGGSPRRVALLMRFGEQVGVALQMLDDLTAVLPARHDKAGEDLRFGRPTWVWSIAAQHCDEKEYRMLTELARACAGGADWRPICALLADIVGDAGLARAHETLARAGDLLAGASLPEAAVRDVMTDLAGLERAYG; translated from the coding sequence ATGAAAGCCCTGGCAGTCTCGGCGTCCGCGCTTTCGATGGTCTCGGAACGTCCCCATGCCGTCGGGCCGCAGCAGCGCCGCGCCGCAAGTGCCGCCGACGCGCTGGCCGATCTCGATCTGGGCGCGTTCTTCGAGCGCCGGGTCAGTGACCTGCCTGGCGCCGAGGGGGTGTGTGGCCTGGTCTGGCAGGAGACCCTGTACCGGCCGTTGGCGCAGTTCCTGTCCCGGCCGGGCAAGCTGCTGCGCGCGCGCCTGCTGAACCACGGCTGGCGCCTGGTCGACGGGCGCGGCGAGCCATCGCAGGCGCTGTGCCTGCTGCCGGAAATCCTGCACAGCGCGTCGTTGATCGTGGACGACATCCAGGACGGCGCCGAGTGCCGCCGCGGCGGTCCGGCGCTGCACCGCCTGATCGGCCCCGAACGGGCGCTGAACGCCGCCAACTGGCTGTATTTCTGGCCCTACACGCTGCTGGAGGAAATGCCCCTGCCGGCGTCGCGGCGCCGCCGCGCTGCGCAGCTGATCACCGCGGCGCTGCTGGATTGCCACCGCGGACAGGCGCTCGACCTTGGCGTGCAGGTGTGGACCCTGCCGCAGCATTCGGTGGCGTCGCTGGTGGCGGAACAAAGCCGCCTCAAGACCGGCTGCCTCACGGCGCTGTGCACTGGGCTTGGCGCGCTCAGCGCCGGCGGCAGCCCGCGTCGCGTGGCGCTGCTCATGCGGTTCGGCGAGCAGGTGGGCGTGGCGCTGCAAATGCTGGACGACCTCACCGCCGTGCTGCCGGCCCGGCACGACAAGGCCGGCGAGGACCTGCGTTTCGGGCGACCGACCTGGGTCTGGTCCATCGCCGCACAGCACTGTGACGAGAAGGAGTACCGGATGTTGACGGAGCTAGCCCGCGCGTGCGCTGGGGGCGCCGATTGGCGACCGATCTGCGCGCTGCTGGCCGACATCGTCGGCGACGCCGGTCTGGCCCGCGCGCATGAAACCCTGGCCAGGGCAGGCGACCTGCTTGCCGGCGCTTCGCTGCCGGAGGCGGCGGTGCGCGACGTGATGACCGATCTTGCCGGTCTGGAGCGCGCATATGGCTGA
- the crtY gene encoding lycopene beta-cyclase CrtY produces MTSTDTAPAPRCAAEPMQYDVVIAGAGLHGGLIALALLDAEPTLRLALVERADRPAGNHTWCFHRADAPPDIGAWFARLPLIGWPGYRVAFPGFGRTLDLPYCCLTSEALAAALKDAFAAHATARLITGCAVTTLDADGVTLADGSQLRAPLVIDARAMAGRAEGGGYQKFLGLEVELDADSGLDRPVLMDACVAQGQQFRFMYVLPLAPRRLLIEDTAFARTPELDPAQRRAAIHAYAAASGWRISAVLREESGLLPMPWRGMPPAPRMPLTVGYAGGWFHPATGYSAPSALRLAALLARHRRDPLPALRTEWRRHRRRFRLGLVLNWLAFCCFRPDLMWQPFARFYHLPLPVIARFCSLQSTALDVARLLVGRPPRGFGSAWRAGQHTSEVG; encoded by the coding sequence ATGACTTCAACCGATACCGCGCCAGCGCCGCGCTGCGCTGCCGAGCCGATGCAGTACGACGTGGTGATCGCCGGCGCCGGGCTGCACGGTGGATTGATCGCGCTGGCCTTGCTGGACGCCGAGCCGACCCTGCGCCTGGCACTGGTCGAGCGCGCCGACCGGCCGGCCGGCAATCACACCTGGTGTTTTCACCGCGCCGACGCGCCGCCGGACATCGGCGCCTGGTTTGCGCGCCTGCCGTTGATCGGCTGGCCCGGCTATCGGGTGGCATTTCCGGGCTTCGGGCGCACACTTGACCTTCCCTACTGCTGTCTCACGTCCGAAGCTCTGGCCGCTGCCCTGAAGGACGCTTTCGCCGCTCATGCGACGGCGCGATTGATCACCGGCTGCGCAGTGACGACGCTGGATGCGGACGGGGTCACGCTGGCCGATGGCAGCCAGCTGCGCGCGCCGCTGGTGATCGATGCCCGGGCTATGGCGGGCCGTGCCGAGGGCGGCGGATATCAGAAATTCCTGGGCCTGGAGGTTGAGCTCGATGCCGACAGCGGTCTGGACCGGCCTGTGCTGATGGACGCCTGCGTGGCGCAGGGGCAGCAGTTCCGTTTCATGTACGTGCTGCCGCTGGCGCCGCGGCGGCTGCTGATCGAGGACACCGCCTTCGCCCGCACACCCGAGCTGGACCCCGCGCAGCGACGCGCCGCGATCCACGCCTACGCGGCGGCCAGCGGCTGGCGCATCAGTGCCGTGCTGCGCGAGGAAAGCGGCCTGCTGCCGATGCCCTGGCGGGGCATGCCGCCGGCGCCGCGGATGCCGCTTACGGTCGGTTATGCCGGTGGCTGGTTTCATCCGGCTACCGGCTATTCCGCGCCCAGCGCGCTGCGCCTGGCGGCGCTGCTGGCGCGTCACCGGCGCGACCCGCTGCCCGCCCTGCGGACCGAATGGCGGCGCCACCGGCGGCGCTTTCGTCTGGGGCTGGTGCTCAACTGGCTGGCGTTTTGCTGCTTCCGGCCGGATTTGATGTGGCAGCCGTTCGCGCGCTTTTACCATCTGCCGTTGCCGGTGATCGCCCGCTTCTGCAGCCTGCAGAGCACGGCGCTGGATGTGGCGCGTCTGCTGGTCGGGCGCCCGCCGCGCGGCTTTGGCAGTGCCTGGCGGGCCGGGCAGCACACCTCGGAGGTCGGTTGA
- a CDS encoding MerR family transcriptional regulator, whose product MSIAALAQETGIAKDTLRVWERRYGFPQPVRNVRGQRMYPAQQVVRLRHVRRLLDQGLRPGQVLTLSAEDLARAVERQPPSGEPEPAVIELLKRHDDNALRQELRARLLRDGLRQFVTRAAPAMLAAVGNGWARGEVEVFEEHHFSTQLDTLLREAMMQLPAANSGPRVLLTTLPGEPHTLGLLLTLALLRLEGAACIWLGAQTPESQIVAGASAFRAQVVALSFSEYVDPGAVRRGVSQLRLRLPPDIELWCGGRSAARLKRPPAGVAIFSDLDQLAQRLQGRPAAKAD is encoded by the coding sequence TTGTCGATCGCCGCTCTCGCCCAGGAGACGGGCATCGCCAAAGACACGCTGCGCGTGTGGGAGCGGCGCTATGGCTTCCCGCAGCCGGTGCGCAATGTGCGCGGACAACGCATGTATCCGGCGCAGCAGGTGGTGCGCTTGCGGCACGTGCGTCGCCTGCTCGATCAGGGTCTGCGCCCCGGCCAGGTGCTGACGCTCAGCGCCGAGGATCTGGCGCGGGCGGTCGAACGGCAGCCGCCGTCCGGCGAGCCGGAGCCGGCGGTGATCGAGCTGCTGAAGCGTCACGACGACAACGCCCTGCGGCAGGAACTGCGCGCCCGCCTGCTGCGCGACGGGCTGCGCCAGTTCGTCACCCGCGCCGCGCCGGCCATGCTCGCCGCGGTCGGCAACGGCTGGGCACGGGGCGAGGTCGAGGTGTTCGAGGAGCACCACTTCTCGACGCAACTGGACACCCTTCTGCGCGAAGCCATGATGCAGCTGCCGGCAGCCAACAGCGGCCCGCGCGTGCTGCTGACCACGCTGCCGGGCGAGCCGCACACGCTCGGCCTGTTGCTGACGCTGGCGCTGCTGCGCCTGGAAGGGGCGGCCTGCATCTGGCTGGGCGCACAGACTCCGGAGAGTCAGATCGTGGCCGGCGCGAGCGCCTTCAGGGCGCAGGTCGTGGCGCTGTCGTTCTCGGAGTACGTCGACCCGGGCGCGGTGCGCCGCGGCGTGTCGCAGCTGCGCCTGCGACTGCCGCCGGACATCGAACTGTGGTGCGGCGGCCGCTCCGCCGCGCGCCTGAAGCGCCCACCCGCCGGGGTGGCCATCTTCAGCGATCTGGATCAGCTGGCGCAGCGTCTGCAGGGCCGGCCCGCCGCGAAGGCCGACTGA
- a CDS encoding pyrimidine dimer DNA glycosylase/endonuclease V, with the protein MRLWSVHPRCLDATGLVALWREALLAQAVLRGETRGYRHHPQLRRFQECADPCQSIAAYLWPVQAEAVRRGYRFDASKIRGPAGAPTLTVSVGQLDYEWQHLTAKLTLRAPDWLAHLGRDPQPHSLFTVVPGDVAPWEIVRTTT; encoded by the coding sequence ATGCGCCTGTGGTCGGTGCATCCGCGTTGCCTGGACGCCACCGGACTGGTGGCGCTGTGGCGCGAGGCGCTGCTGGCGCAGGCCGTGCTGCGCGGCGAAACGCGCGGCTATCGCCATCATCCGCAGCTGCGGCGCTTCCAGGAGTGCGCCGATCCGTGCCAAAGCATCGCGGCGTACCTGTGGCCGGTGCAGGCCGAAGCTGTCCGCCGCGGCTACCGGTTCGATGCCAGCAAGATACGGGGTCCGGCGGGTGCGCCGACGCTGACGGTCAGCGTTGGCCAGCTCGACTATGAGTGGCAGCACCTGACCGCCAAACTGACGCTGCGCGCCCCGGATTGGCTTGCGCATCTCGGCCGCGATCCGCAACCGCACTCACTGTTCACCGTGGTGCCGGGCGACGTTGCGCCGTGGGAGATCGTGCGCACGACGACATGA
- a CDS encoding LLM class flavin-dependent oxidoreductase: MSESRMLRLGAFMRPISIHTAAWRYPGGTPDANFNWPLIKRLTQKLEHGKFDAFFMADHLAVPNMPTDALKRSATVTSFAPMTLLPALAAVTERIGLIATMSTTYNAPYHVARLFASLDHLSGGRAAWNIVTSTNPYEALNFGLKEHLEHDERYRRAREFYDVVTGLWDSWADDAFIRDVDSGVYSDPAKLHVLDHQGKYFSARGPLNVARPVQGWPVIVQAGQSDAGRQLAGETAEMVFSGVSDIATAQRVYADIKARAQAVGRNPDHIVIMPGAFVVVGDTAAEARAKKTRLDSLVHPDSGLGTLSVQLGVDASKFDLDGPLPDDLPPTNASHTSRQKLVDMARNDKLTVRQLAQYVGGAFGTLEMIGTAAMIADQMQAWLESRACDGFNVMFPYLPGGLDDFVDQVVPELQRRGLFRRDYEGTTLREHLGLPRPANRFF, translated from the coding sequence ATGAGCGAATCCCGAATGCTGCGCCTGGGCGCCTTCATGCGCCCGATCAGCATCCACACCGCCGCCTGGCGCTACCCGGGCGGCACACCGGATGCCAATTTCAACTGGCCGCTGATCAAGCGCCTCACGCAAAAGCTCGAACACGGCAAGTTCGACGCCTTCTTCATGGCCGACCACCTGGCCGTGCCCAACATGCCGACCGACGCCTTGAAGCGCAGCGCCACCGTGACCTCGTTCGCGCCGATGACGCTGCTGCCGGCGCTGGCCGCCGTGACCGAGCGCATCGGCCTGATCGCCACGATGTCCACCACCTACAACGCGCCGTATCACGTGGCGCGTTTGTTCGCCTCGCTGGATCACCTCAGCGGCGGGCGCGCAGCCTGGAACATCGTCACCTCCACCAACCCCTACGAGGCCCTCAACTTCGGCCTCAAGGAGCACCTCGAACACGACGAGCGCTACCGCCGGGCGCGCGAGTTCTACGACGTGGTCACCGGCCTGTGGGACAGCTGGGCCGACGACGCCTTCATTCGCGACGTCGACAGCGGCGTCTATTCCGACCCGGCCAAGCTGCATGTGCTCGACCACCAGGGCAAATACTTTTCCGCCCGCGGGCCGCTGAACGTCGCCCGGCCGGTGCAGGGCTGGCCGGTCATCGTGCAGGCCGGCCAGTCCGACGCCGGACGCCAACTGGCGGGCGAAACCGCCGAGATGGTGTTCTCCGGCGTGAGCGACATCGCCACCGCGCAGCGCGTGTACGCCGACATCAAGGCGCGCGCCCAGGCCGTGGGCCGCAACCCGGATCACATCGTCATCATGCCGGGCGCCTTCGTGGTGGTCGGTGACACGGCGGCCGAGGCGCGGGCCAAGAAAACCCGCCTCGACAGCCTGGTGCACCCGGACAGCGGCCTGGGCACGCTGTCGGTACAGCTGGGCGTCGATGCGTCGAAATTCGACCTCGACGGCCCGCTGCCGGATGACCTGCCGCCCACCAACGCCAGCCACACCTCGCGCCAGAAGCTGGTCGACATGGCGCGCAACGACAAGCTGACCGTGCGCCAGCTGGCCCAGTACGTGGGTGGCGCCTTCGGCACGCTGGAGATGATCGGCACGGCGGCCATGATCGCTGACCAGATGCAGGCGTGGCTCGAAAGCCGCGCCTGCGACGGCTTCAACGTGATGTTCCCGTACCTGCCCGGGGGGTTGGACGACTTCGTCGATCAGGTGGTGCCGGAGCTGCAGCGGCGCGGCCTGTTCCGGCGCGACTACGAAGGCACCACGCTGCGCGAGCACCTGGGCCTGCCGCGGCCGGCCAACCGCTTTTTCTGA
- a CDS encoding Sapep family Mn(2+)-dependent dipeptidase translates to MNCRSWSRSLLGAALLLAAAASAQAFDRAELDTAVAARMDAAVADLQAWVRIPSITAAGDPHRADKTALLNAVVARAQALGLAARLLPGQQVAVVELGQGPNALGILVHADVVPAGDAARWTHPPFGGELVDGAVWGRGSLDDKGPLVASLYAMAALKDSDLPLTRPVRLIVGSSEENMDWRDLDAVRAAGLVPAEGWTADAGFPVIYAEKSYLDVAVRFDGAADPVLRQFSGGTAPNAVPEAATASLAGEPAKLAAALKAAIGAYQGGATPATFALRETATGVEITARGKAAHGAKPEAGINAITHLARLLHGARQALGIDTASAQGRAVAFIAEHLGLETDGGTLGLRHSVANLGASTVNLGLLSGTDQGLRAQLNIRVPTGLDLATQRARLTQALAPYQARLEVIEGKEALWVDPQTPLVLALLGIYRQFTGDRTAPMAIGGTTYAKAFPGFVAFGMGFPGGPMLAHAENERLEVDDLRRGMAIYLAALAQLAAGVTLEPPPSP, encoded by the coding sequence ATGAACTGCAGATCGTGGTCTAGATCGCTGCTTGGCGCCGCGCTGCTGCTGGCCGCGGCAGCGTCGGCGCAGGCGTTCGATCGTGCCGAACTCGATACCGCTGTCGCCGCGCGCATGGACGCCGCGGTCGCCGACCTGCAAGCCTGGGTGCGCATCCCCAGCATCACCGCCGCCGGCGACCCACACCGTGCGGACAAGACCGCGCTGCTGAACGCCGTGGTCGCCCGTGCGCAGGCCCTGGGTCTGGCGGCCCGGCTGTTACCCGGTCAGCAGGTGGCCGTGGTGGAGCTGGGTCAGGGTCCAAACGCGCTCGGCATCCTGGTGCATGCGGATGTGGTGCCGGCCGGCGACGCCGCGCGCTGGACGCACCCGCCGTTCGGCGGGGAACTGGTCGACGGCGCCGTATGGGGCCGTGGCAGCCTGGACGACAAGGGGCCGCTGGTGGCGAGTCTCTACGCCATGGCCGCGCTCAAGGATTCCGACTTGCCGCTCACGCGACCGGTGCGCCTGATCGTCGGCAGCAGCGAGGAGAACATGGACTGGCGCGATCTGGACGCCGTGCGCGCTGCCGGGCTGGTGCCGGCCGAGGGCTGGACCGCGGATGCCGGATTCCCGGTCATTTACGCCGAGAAGAGCTATCTGGATGTGGCTGTTCGGTTCGACGGTGCGGCCGACCCGGTGCTGCGGCAGTTCTCGGGCGGGACGGCGCCCAATGCGGTGCCGGAGGCGGCCACCGCGTCCCTTGCCGGCGAGCCGGCCAAACTCGCCGCCGCACTCAAGGCCGCCATCGGCGCCTACCAGGGCGGCGCCACGCCGGCCACCTTTGCGCTGCGCGAGACCGCCACGGGGGTCGAGATCACCGCTCGCGGCAAGGCGGCCCACGGCGCCAAGCCCGAAGCCGGCATCAATGCCATCACCCACCTTGCCCGTCTGCTGCATGGCGCGCGCCAGGCGCTGGGCATCGACACGGCATCGGCGCAGGGTCGGGCGGTTGCCTTCATTGCCGAGCACCTCGGTCTTGAAACCGATGGCGGTACGCTTGGCCTTCGCCACAGCGTGGCGAACCTTGGTGCCTCCACGGTCAATCTGGGCCTGCTGTCGGGCACCGACCAGGGTCTGCGCGCGCAGCTGAACATCCGCGTGCCAACGGGCCTCGATCTGGCCACCCAGCGCGCGCGCCTGACGCAAGCGCTCGCGCCCTACCAGGCCCGGCTTGAGGTGATCGAAGGCAAGGAGGCGCTGTGGGTCGATCCACAAACGCCGCTGGTGCTGGCCCTGCTTGGCATCTACCGGCAGTTCACCGGCGACCGGACGGCGCCGATGGCCATCGGTGGCACCACCTACGCCAAGGCGTTTCCCGGATTCGTGGCCTTCGGCATGGGCTTTCCTGGCGGGCCGATGCTGGCCCACGCCGAGAACGAACGACTTGAAGTGGACGACCTGCGCCGCGGCATGGCCATTTATCTGGCCGCCCTGGCGCAGCTCGCGGCGGGCGTGACCCTGGAGCCGCCGCCCTCACCCTGA
- the purF gene encoding amidophosphoribosyltransferase, which translates to MCGIIGIVAQTAVNQAIYDGLTVLQHRGQDATGMVTADNGRLYMRKENGMVRDVFAQQHMERLRGNMGIGHVRYPTAGSSAAAEAQPFYVNSPYGITLAHNGNLTNADLLRQALTEDELRHLNTDSDSEVLLNVFAGELQRIGRVRAANEDVFAAVRAVHRRCRGAYAVVAMVTDFGVVGFRDPYGIRPLIIGVRESLLGTEYVLASESVAVSSLGFRVLRDVAPGEAVIIDRDGRLHARQCAEAPQLTPCLFELVYFARPDSILDDISVHKCRMRMGEKLAHKLHRVWPDHDIDVVIPIPDTSRTAAMQMAAELGIKYREGFIKNRYIARTFIMPGQGERKRSVRQKLNPIELEFDGKNVLLVDDSIVRGTTSQQIVQLARDAGARKVYFASAAPPVRYPNVYGIDIPNPQELIAHGRSEQEVCELIGADWLIYQDLDDLKDAAREGNPGITEFDASCFDGQYVTGDVDQPYLDHIGQARSDGAKQLRAVAARDELQIVV; encoded by the coding sequence ATGTGCGGAATCATCGGCATCGTTGCCCAGACGGCGGTCAACCAGGCCATCTACGACGGCCTGACGGTGCTGCAGCACCGTGGTCAGGACGCCACCGGCATGGTCACCGCCGACAACGGGCGCCTGTACATGCGCAAGGAAAACGGCATGGTGCGCGACGTGTTTGCCCAGCAGCACATGGAGCGCCTGCGCGGCAACATGGGCATCGGTCACGTGCGCTACCCGACCGCCGGCAGCTCGGCCGCGGCCGAGGCGCAGCCGTTCTACGTCAATTCCCCGTACGGCATCACCCTGGCCCACAACGGCAACCTGACCAACGCCGACCTGCTGCGCCAGGCGCTGACCGAGGACGAGCTGCGGCACCTGAATACCGACTCGGACTCCGAGGTGCTGCTGAACGTGTTTGCCGGCGAGCTGCAGCGCATCGGCCGCGTGCGCGCCGCGAACGAGGACGTGTTCGCCGCCGTGCGCGCGGTGCATCGGCGCTGCCGGGGCGCCTACGCGGTGGTGGCCATGGTTACCGACTTTGGCGTGGTCGGTTTTCGCGATCCCTACGGCATTCGCCCGCTGATCATCGGCGTGCGCGAGAGCCTGCTCGGCACCGAGTACGTGCTGGCCTCGGAAAGCGTGGCAGTGTCGAGCCTGGGTTTTCGCGTGCTGCGCGACGTGGCGCCCGGCGAGGCGGTGATCATCGACCGTGACGGCCGTTTGCATGCCCGCCAGTGCGCCGAGGCGCCGCAGCTGACGCCGTGCCTGTTCGAGCTGGTGTACTTCGCCCGGCCCGATTCGATCCTGGACGACATCTCGGTCCACAAGTGCCGCATGCGCATGGGCGAGAAACTGGCCCACAAGCTGCACCGGGTATGGCCCGACCACGACATCGATGTGGTGATCCCGATTCCGGACACCAGCCGCACTGCGGCCATGCAGATGGCAGCCGAGCTCGGTATCAAGTACCGCGAGGGCTTCATCAAGAACCGCTACATCGCGCGCACCTTCATCATGCCCGGCCAGGGTGAGCGCAAGCGTTCGGTGCGCCAGAAGCTGAACCCGATCGAGCTCGAATTCGACGGCAAGAACGTGCTGCTGGTGGACGACTCGATCGTGCGCGGCACCACCTCGCAGCAGATCGTGCAGCTGGCCCGCGATGCCGGCGCGCGCAAGGTCTACTTCGCCTCTGCCGCGCCGCCGGTGCGTTACCCCAACGTCTACGGCATCGACATCCCGAACCCGCAGGAGCTGATCGCCCACGGCCGCAGCGAGCAGGAGGTGTGCGAGCTGATCGGCGCCGACTGGCTGATCTACCAGGACCTGGACGACCTGAAGGACGCGGCCCGCGAGGGCAACCCCGGAATCACCGAATTCGATGCGTCCTGCTTCGATGGCCAGTACGTGACCGGCGACGTGGATCAGCCGTACCTGGACCACATTGGGCAGGCGCGCAGCGATGGCGCCAAGCAGCTGCGCGCCGTGGCGGCCCGCGATGAACTGCAGATCGTGGTCTAG
- a CDS encoding CvpA family protein codes for MNLVDVLFVLVLVLSLLVGIWRGLLRELLSLVSWLAAAWIAWRFHGLLMGPLEGLIASAGARQAAALLLTFIAAVVVLALLSHLLVGLLKRSPLRGTDRALGAVFGVLRGVVLVAATVLLVEATPLQKSLWWQESSLAPQARASAQRLRTTVEWGLEQFQAPRAG; via the coding sequence GTGAACCTGGTCGACGTACTGTTCGTGCTGGTGCTGGTGCTGTCGCTGCTGGTGGGTATATGGCGCGGCCTGCTGCGGGAGCTGCTGTCGCTGGTGTCCTGGCTGGCGGCGGCCTGGATTGCATGGCGTTTCCACGGCCTGCTGATGGGGCCGCTGGAGGGCCTCATTGCCAGCGCCGGGGCGCGTCAGGCAGCGGCGCTGCTGCTCACCTTCATCGCCGCCGTGGTGGTGCTGGCGCTGCTGTCGCACCTGCTGGTCGGCCTGCTCAAGCGCAGTCCGCTGCGCGGCACCGACCGGGCGCTGGGCGCCGTGTTCGGGGTGCTGCGCGGGGTGGTGCTGGTGGCGGCCACGGTGCTGCTGGTGGAGGCCACGCCGCTGCAGAAATCGCTGTGGTGGCAGGAGTCGAGCCTGGCGCCGCAGGCACGTGCGTCGGCGCAGCGGCTGCGGACGACGGTTGAATGGGGTCTTGAGCAATTTCAGGCGCCCCGGGCCGGATAG
- a CDS encoding SPOR domain-containing protein yields the protein MDQARLKYRIVGGIVLVALAAILVPVLSDMRQPLPQGPQAIDIPAEPTDGLASRLPVDASPLEGSLPEQQDIPPPAPPPPLSEDSDVLPPSEGADLAPPAPPVQARPPVPVARPAPASPPRAPAPAVKPAPEPVIASKPPVAKPAPPPAPKPAVVAKAAPASAPAPIPAAKPAAPAPVAPAASPTVQQAWVVQLGVFGNLKTAIDLREQLRKAGHSAFTEEITTPQGKALRVRVGPELDRAKAQAVRDRLARETGQDGIVVAYP from the coding sequence ATGGATCAGGCCAGGCTCAAGTACCGGATCGTGGGCGGCATCGTGCTGGTGGCCTTGGCGGCCATCCTGGTGCCGGTGCTGAGCGACATGCGTCAGCCGCTGCCGCAGGGACCGCAGGCAATCGATATCCCGGCCGAACCAACCGATGGCCTGGCCAGCCGGCTGCCGGTCGACGCCTCGCCCCTGGAGGGCAGTCTGCCGGAACAGCAAGACATTCCCCCGCCGGCACCGCCGCCGCCCCTGAGCGAAGATTCCGACGTTTTGCCGCCGAGTGAGGGCGCCGACCTTGCGCCCCCCGCCCCGCCGGTGCAGGCCAGGCCGCCCGTTCCGGTAGCGCGTCCGGCACCTGCCAGCCCGCCGCGTGCGCCCGCGCCAGCAGTCAAGCCGGCACCTGAACCGGTCATTGCCAGCAAACCGCCGGTGGCCAAGCCGGCACCGCCGCCGGCCCCCAAACCTGCGGTGGTCGCCAAGGCGGCGCCCGCTTCGGCCCCGGCGCCGATCCCGGCGGCCAAGCCCGCTGCTCCGGCGCCGGTTGCCCCTGCGGCGTCACCCACCGTTCAGCAGGCCTGGGTGGTGCAGCTTGGCGTGTTCGGCAACCTCAAGACCGCCATCGACCTGCGTGAACAGTTGCGCAAGGCCGGTCACAGCGCATTTACGGAAGAAATCACGACGCCGCAGGGCAAGGCGCTGCGGGTGCGGGTCGGTCCGGAACTGGATCGCGCCAAGGCGCAGGCCGTGCGTGACCGCCTGGCCAGGGAAACCGGCCAGGACGGCATCGTCGTGGCCTATCCGTGA
- the folC gene encoding bifunctional tetrahydrofolate synthase/dihydrofolate synthase: MSARFSRLDDWLAWQETAHPKKIDLSLDRVREVLQRLAPLLAGVPVITVAGTNGKGSTVAFIEAIYRAAGYRTGAYTSPHLLRYHERIRIAGQLPDDAAICAAFERIDAARGAVSLTYFEWGTLAALDLFAAAGCQVLILEVGLGGRLDAVNAVDADVAIISSVDLDHQQFLGDTREAIGAEKAAIARPGRPLIVADPDPPASVPAYAAAVGATVMRYGTDYAATHVDERDWHWQAGGAASIFPMPALAGAVQLRNAASAVLAVRCLQTRLSVNDAAVAQGVRTAQVAGRFERRGHAPEWVLDVAHNPEAARNLAANLRAYPVAGRTLAVLAMLGDKDAAGVVAPLADSIDGWHLAGLAGPRGSTAEQLAARLRAAGVSQAIACHADVAAACRAAQGAAVAGGIGRVLVFGSFVTVEQALRSGLLPAAVDGAAL, from the coding sequence GTGAGCGCGCGCTTCAGTCGTCTCGACGACTGGCTGGCCTGGCAGGAAACGGCGCACCCGAAAAAGATCGATCTGAGCCTGGATCGCGTGCGCGAGGTCTTGCAGCGCCTCGCGCCGCTGCTGGCCGGCGTACCGGTCATCACCGTTGCCGGCACCAACGGCAAGGGCTCGACGGTGGCCTTCATCGAGGCCATTTATCGCGCCGCCGGCTACCGCACCGGCGCCTACACCTCGCCGCATTTGCTGCGCTATCACGAGCGCATCCGCATCGCCGGGCAGCTGCCGGACGATGCCGCCATCTGCGCGGCCTTCGAGCGCATCGACGCCGCCCGCGGGGCGGTGTCGCTGACCTACTTCGAGTGGGGCACGCTGGCGGCGCTGGACCTGTTCGCCGCCGCCGGCTGCCAAGTGCTGATCCTGGAAGTGGGCCTCGGCGGGCGGCTGGATGCCGTCAACGCGGTCGATGCGGACGTGGCGATCATCAGCTCGGTCGATCTGGATCACCAGCAGTTCCTGGGCGACACGCGCGAGGCCATCGGTGCCGAGAAAGCCGCCATCGCCCGGCCCGGTCGGCCGCTGATCGTGGCCGATCCGGACCCGCCGGCGAGCGTGCCGGCGTATGCCGCTGCCGTGGGCGCGACCGTGATGCGTTACGGCACGGACTACGCGGCAACGCATGTCGACGAGCGGGATTGGCACTGGCAGGCCGGCGGCGCCGCGTCCATTTTTCCCATGCCGGCGCTGGCCGGCGCCGTGCAGCTGCGCAACGCCGCCAGCGCCGTGTTGGCCGTGCGGTGCCTGCAGACCCGCCTGTCGGTGAACGACGCAGCCGTCGCGCAGGGCGTGCGGACCGCTCAGGTTGCCGGGCGCTTCGAGCGCCGTGGCCACGCGCCCGAGTGGGTGCTCGATGTCGCCCACAACCCGGAAGCGGCCCGCAATCTGGCCGCCAACCTGCGCGCGTATCCGGTTGCAGGCCGCACGCTGGCGGTGCTGGCCATGTTGGGGGACAAGGACGCCGCGGGAGTGGTGGCGCCGCTTGCGGACTCGATCGACGGCTGGCATCTGGCCGGCTTGGCTGGGCCGCGCGGCAGCACCGCCGAGCAACTCGCCGCGCGGCTGCGTGCCGCCGGCGTGTCGCAAGCGATTGCCTGCCATGCCGATGTCGCGGCCGCCTGCCGGGCGGCGCAAGGCGCGGCAGTAGCCGGCGGCATTGGCCGCGTGCTGGTGTTCGGCTCCTTCGTCACTGTCGAGCAGGCGCTGCGCAGCGGGCTGCTGCCGGCGGCCGTTGACGGCGCGGCGCTATAA